In one Culex quinquefasciatus strain JHB chromosome 2, VPISU_Cqui_1.0_pri_paternal, whole genome shotgun sequence genomic region, the following are encoded:
- the LOC6031942 gene encoding plasminogen receptor (KT), with amino-acid sequence MGSFSSHPSGTEVLKKNQEYISEMNKNKMERWIQMHFQIKERETALEISRARELFYWLASFYGVATVGLIGRFNSTKRAAVLAPIVPLSFLVAYYADLAYGTKIHRITAEAEMIMQHEPDLLEWPSGLPTVSEIDSARLDIDDKIRLHPHQM; translated from the exons ATGGGTAGCTTCTCATCGCATCCTTCCGGGACGGAAGTGCTCAAGAAGAACCAAGAGTACATCTCCGAGATGAACAAGAATAAG ATGGAACGTTGGATCCAGATGCACTTCCAGATTAAGGAGCGGGAGACGGCGCTGGAGATTTCCAGGGCTCGGGAACTGTTCTACTGGCTGGCGTCGTTCTACGGCGTGGCAACAGTTGGCCTCATCGGGCGGTTCAACAGCACGAAACGGGCAGCGGTCCTAGCGCCAATTGTGCCGCTGTCCTTCCTGGTGGCCTACTACGCGGACCTTGCGTACGGAACGAAAATACATCGCATCACGG CCGAGGCCGAAATGATAATGCAGCACGAGCCGGACCTGCTGGAGTGGCCCAGCGGGCTGCCAACGGTATCGGAAATCGATTCCGCCCGGCTCGACATTGACGATAAGATCCGTTTGCATCCCCACCAGATGTAA